The stretch of DNA ACCATCTTCAAGATATTCTTATTGCTACATCATCGCATGTTAAAGAACTTAAGAAATTGAGCTCTTTAATTAACCAAAACAAAGAACTTTTAACATATCTACCATCGCTTCAACCGTTAGCTGATTTCAATAACACTGCAAAGCATTCTGCTAAACTTAATAAACTCCTTGGCATGCTTGATACCAATACTTTTAAAGGTGAAGCTTCATTCTTCTCTATCACTGGTCGTGTACTTGCCGCATACGAACTTATGAAACAAGTTAAAAATGAGCTTGCTCCTGCTTTTGCAGCAGCTGGTGAACTTGATATGTATGTTGCACTCAGCAAACTCTATAGTTCACGCGAAGATAAAGAAGCGCGTTACTGCATGGTAAACTTTGTTGAAAACAGCACAACGCCAATTATAGATGCACGCAACTTCTGGAACCCTTTCATCAACCCAGATACTGTTGTAGTTAATAATGCAACCTTTGGTTCTTCATGCCCAAACAGCATTCTGACCGGACCAAACACGGGTGGTAAATCAACGGTCATTAAAGCAATTATGCTTAACGTACTTATGGCACAAACATTTGGCATAGCTCCATCAGAAAGCCTTACGTTAACTCCATTCACTCAATTGAACTGCTTTATGAACATCTCCGATGATATTGCAACGGGAGCATCGCTCTTTAAATCAGAAGTAATGCGCGCGAAAAAACTACTCGATATGGTGCAAAGCCTACAATCAAATGAATTCAGCTTTGTTATAATCGATGAAGTATTTACTGGAACATCTCCAAAAGAAGGTGAAATGGCAGCGTTGCGTTTTGCAAAACATTTGGGAACGTATAAGAACAACATCAGCATTATCGCAACGCATTATCCAAAAATGGTTGATCTTGAAACAGAAACTAGTGGCACATACCGCAACCATCATGTTGAAATCTTACGTAACGAAGATGGTTCATTAAACAGAACATTTAAACTTAAAAATGGTCCATCATTCTTTAATGTCGCATCCGACATTCTTGAAGAAGAAGGCTTGTTTATTTAAAACAATCTTCAATAAACAAAAGAGGCTCCATGTTTTAGCATGGAGCCTCTTTTATTTAGACTCTAGCTTTATAATCCGCTTATCAGAATCTTCGTGATAATCAAAAGAAAGATAACAGACATTGTGCGTCAACAACGGCTTAATAACTTCTGGCCACTCGATGAATGACCAACTATTACTTTGGTACAAATATTCATCAAATCCTTGTGATTGGAATTCTTCTACACTTGTGATGCGATACAAATCAAAATGGTAAAAGCGTTCACCCTGATTATTTTCATATTCATTAACATAGGTAAACGTTGGACTGGTAATAGGGCCGGTAACTCCGCAACTGCGCAATAATGCCTTTATTGTTGTTGTTTTGCCTGCACCAAGAGAACCACTGCACGCAAAAATCTGAAAGTCTGCCATTAATTTTTTTAATTCTTGAATTACCGCATCATGCTGTTGCAATGAATACACTATCTCTTTAATCATGATCAATATTCCAAATCCCGCTCGCCCTGAGTACCCTTAACCCCATGTTCCATTTCATTCCACACGGGGACCCCGGCGTAGCGTATCGAAGCTGGGGATAAAGAGGTGTATCGAAGGGTTGTATATAAAAAAATCACCAAAAAAAGCCAATTTAATGATGCACCCTTCGATACTTTTTTGCAAGCAAAAAAACTCAGGGCGAGCGGAGCTAAAGGGTTTTTTTTGGATAATTTCACAACTTATTTAATTTTTTTAATAACGCTCGCTCTTGTTTACTCGTTCGCTCAGATTTCGTCGTTCGATCTTTATTTGCAACAAAGTCTTCACTCTTTACTGTCACAGTCTTACTTGCTTCCATCATCAAATCATCAATACTTTCTGCACTATCATGCATAATCGTAACAGCCTGCTCATGTTTTTGATCTACCGTCGGCAACTGTCTTTCTGACATTTCCTGATTGAGGAGATGGAAAAATGTTGATGAATCAATTGAAGGAATATTCAAGCGTGCTGCATAACGGTTTAATTCAGAATCAGACGATACCAGTAAAAGATCTTTTGCCTTATGAGCATCGATATATTCTTTGATATAATCATCAGCACTTTCATGAATACCAGAATAGACAATCACAACAGTTTTCATGTTTTCTTTAAATGGCCATTCGTGTGGCCCTCCATCAAAAACAATGACTATCTTATGCCCTTTACGACGACCATATCCAGAAAGTTGAGCAATAAACTTTATTCTCTCCTGATCTGTGATCGTTTTTTTATAGGGAGGCACGGCACGTAAAAGATTGTACGCATCCACAACAATAATCATACTTTTCCATGGATAAACACATATTTTGGTAATATTCCCCTTTATCATAAGTATAGCAAATTAACACAGCCCTGTTACAATCAATCGATAAAAAGACTACACACAGCTCCTTTGACAGCCAGTATAAAAAAGCTAAACTAAAAATTGAATTATAAAATATTAATATGTATTAAAAACAAAAGGAATTGACTATGAAAAAATTTTTACTCATTCTTCTGACCCTCACAACACTTCCATTTTCCACATCTTATTGTGAGTGGAATAAAGATGATCGTAACTTAGCAATAGGAGCAGCCACTGTAGCAACAATCGTGGGAGGATTTTTCACTTATCGTTGGTATAATCAGGGTAACCCTGCAACCCCTACTAACAAAAATCCTTCTCAACACATAGTTACTCCCGTAGACCCGCAGCACAATGTAAAACTCCAAAAAAATGAACTCTCTCCTGAGAAACCTCAACCTTTAACGATGGAAG from Candidatus Babeliales bacterium encodes:
- the tsaE gene encoding tRNA (adenosine(37)-N6)-threonylcarbamoyltransferase complex ATPase subunit type 1 TsaE, with the protein product MIKEIVYSLQQHDAVIQELKKLMADFQIFACSGSLGAGKTTTIKALLRSCGVTGPITSPTFTYVNEYENNQGERFYHFDLYRITSVEEFQSQGFDEYLYQSNSWSFIEWPEVIKPLLTHNVCYLSFDYHEDSDKRIIKLESK
- a CDS encoding NYN domain-containing protein; translation: MIIVVDAYNLLRAVPPYKKTITDQERIKFIAQLSGYGRRKGHKIVIVFDGGPHEWPFKENMKTVVIVYSGIHESADDYIKEYIDAHKAKDLLLVSSDSELNRYAARLNIPSIDSSTFFHLLNQEMSERQLPTVDQKHEQAVTIMHDSAESIDDLMMEASKTVTVKSEDFVANKDRTTKSERTSKQERALLKKLNKL